From Ischnura elegans chromosome 13 unlocalized genomic scaffold, ioIscEleg1.1 SUPER_13_unloc_1, whole genome shotgun sequence, a single genomic window includes:
- the LOC124172321 gene encoding uncharacterized protein LOC124172321 — translation MLNTLCIDRPSKVVRRRLDLKVIFLRSSNLKKTMRRASVQSWRAIWMNGMSAEIVMPEPMWMETTTTAPVNATTTTTPINASTTSIDVTASSSSFSLDKLRDRLRSAQEDRDYLKKEELEEGHLYRVERLEKVTTRHGEGLVGSIKFRGRNRQIFLPQIFKMSGAEVMMYNYFDEKFEIYRKNKLIKIK, via the exons atgctgaatACCTTGTGCATTGACAGGCCCTCAAAGGTTGTGCGGAGGCGGTTGGACCTGAAGGTGATCTTCCTGAGAAGCAGCAATCTCAAGAAGACGATGAGGAGAGCTTCTGTCCAAAGCTGGAGAGCGATTTGGATGAACGGGATGAGTGCAGAAATAGTGATGCCGGAACCAATGTG gaTGGAAACCACCACCACCGCTCCTGTCAAtgctaccaccaccaccactccaATCAATGCTTCCACTACTTCAATCGATGTTACTGCTAGCTcctcttcgttttctttg GATAAACTGCGCGACAGGCTGCGCAGCGCGCAAGAAGATCGCGATTATTTGAAGAAAGAGGAGTTGGAGGAGGGACATTTGTATCGGGTGGAGCGTTTGGAGAAGGTGACCACCCGGCACGGTGAGGGTTTGGTGGGAAGCATTAAATTTCGGGGGAGGAATAGGCAAATATTCCTccctcaaatatttaaaatgagtgGAGCGGAGGTGATGATGTataattatttcgatgaaaaatttgaaatataccggaaaaataaattaatcaaaataaaataa